One window of the Rhipicephalus microplus isolate Deutch F79 chromosome 2, USDA_Rmic, whole genome shotgun sequence genome contains the following:
- the ohgt gene encoding E3 ubiquitin ligase component cereblon gives MADDIIHLVPRAEDADEEEDSASASDMDVSYDTSLPAQHTYLGNDMEDLTGRTVFEEDSLQTIPLLTSHDVTLVPGQVLPLQIFRPLEIAMMHRIIENDRTFGIVGESSMASSLQAHGTTAEIRSYKVEMDELSGVTTLVVKAEGRQRFRIVSSWTRMDGILMASIKILPDKPAADVGEVARLPSLSRLKGRSTFRYSPSDRHKDPYGFAHMTAWPSWVYRQYDANLLVSKIETELREWTDNFATLSLPRDPCRFSYWVASNLLLDDKLRLEMLSYDNPVQRLRCELAILRDCRVLTCKECNQKMADRSDVFSMSQSGPQGAYVNPHGYVHEMITVRKAIGIYLFGRPSTLYSWFPGYAWTILQCAGCHCHVGWKFTASNKQLLPKKFWGLCRAAIRPALQTERRSS, from the coding sequence ATGGCCGATGACATAATACACCTTGTTCCAAGGGCTGAAGACGCTGACGAGGAGGAGGACTCTGCGTCGGCCTCCGACATGGACGTCTCCTATGACACCTCGCTGCCAGCACAGCACACTTACCTCGGTAACGATATGGAAGACCTCACAGGCAGGACTGTCTTCGAAGAAGACAGCCTGCAAACGATACCTCTACTAACATCTCACGACGTGACACTGGTGCCAGGCCAGGTGTTGCCGCTTCAGATATTTCGCCCCCTGGAGATAGCCATGATGCACAGGATCATAGAAAACGACCGCACGTTTGGTATCGTTGGCGAAAGCTCGATGGCGTCTTCACTGCAGGCGCACGGCACTACTGCCGAAATACGGTCCTACAAAGTGGAAATGGACGAGCTGTCAGGCGTAACGACACTTGTAGTGAAAGCCGAAGGGCGGCAGAGGTTCCGCATTGTGAGCTCTTGGACCAGAATGGACGGCATTCTCATGGCTAGCATTAAAATACTTCCCGACAAGCCTGCCGCAGACGTCGGGGAAGTCGCTAGACTCCCAAGCCTATCGAGACTTAAGGGCCGCTCAACGTTTCGGTACTCTCCGAGCGACCGCCACAAGGACCCCTACGGCTTTGCCCACATGACGGCCTGGCCATCTTGGGTGTACCGACAGTACGACGCCAACCTACTGGTTTCAAAAATAGAGACGGAACTGCGCGAGTGGACTGATAATTTTGCCACTTTGAGCCTGCCGCGCGACCCGTGTCGCTTTTCTTACTGGGTTGCGAGCAATCTTCTGCTGGACGACAAGCTGCGCCTGGAAATGTTGTCCTACGACAACCCTGTACAGCGGCTGCGGTGTGAATTGGCCATTCTTCGCGACTGCCGAGTGCTGACGTGCAAGGAGTGCAACCAAAAGATGGCCGACAGGAGCGATGTGTTCAGCATGTCTCAGAGCGGACCGCAGGGTGCCTACGTGAATCCTCATGGATACGTGCACGAAATGATAACTGTGCGCAAAGCCATTGGCATATACCTCTTTGGTCGACCGAGCACCCTGTACAGCTGGTTCCCGGGTTACGCATGGACAATCCTGCAGTGCGCTGGTTGCCACTGCCATGTTGGATGGAAGTTCACTGCCTCCAACAAGCAACTCTTACCAAAGAAATTTTGGGGCTTGTGCAGAGCTGCAATAAGGCCGGCATTGCAGACTGAAAGGCGTTCATCTTAG